A single window of Mustela erminea isolate mMusErm1 chromosome 4, mMusErm1.Pri, whole genome shotgun sequence DNA harbors:
- the LOC116589071 gene encoding atherin-like, with product MGSSLRISVECLKGLGWLRSAWICRCTLGILAGKRRGREMSLRGSRGERRGGEEGRVGMRLQGGGATGKRRGKSGQKTYAEGQRLGLAGIGRHRRGERRSRAGATEQLRHRATAPPDPPSSCATERRSPSASAGRGPGRLGFAPGLASSLPAGARGCSRSAVPARPQNAPLAAFGTAPLLPPPPSRPDPKPTSTAAPHVPAPVTGTRRPLPAPRARDHLSASASAGAARGRGGGARQTPRRSLAGPREGDPATKRAGGARGPPEASETDSESKGVQTAGKEGRTER from the coding sequence ATGGGAAGTTCTCTACGAATTAGTGTGGAATGCCTGAAAGGATTAGGGTGGCTGAGAAGTGCTTGGATTTGCCGCTGCACACTGGGGATTTTAGCAGGAAAGAGGAGAGGTAGGGAGATGTCATTGCGCGGATCCcgaggagagagaaggggtggggaagaagggcgGGTGGGAATGCGGCTGCAGGGCGGCGGGGCGACGGGGAAGAGGCGTGGGAAGAGCGGACAGAAGACCTACGCGGAGGGCCAGCGGCTGGGGCTAGCGGGGATCGGGAGGCACCGGCGGGGAGAGCGGCGCAGCCGCGCCGGCGCCACCGAGCAGCTGCGCCACCGTGCAACTGCGCCACCGGACCCACCGAGCAGCTGCGCCACCGAGCGCCGGTCTCCGTCTGCGTCAGCAGGGAGAGGGCCGGGTCGGCTCGGTTTCGCTCCCGGCCTGGCGTCCAGTCTCCCTGCCGGAGCGCGGGGGTGCTCCCGGTCCGCCGTCCCCGCCCGGCCCCAGAACGCCCCACTTGCCGCCTTCGGCACCGCGCCGCTCCTCCCGCCGCCGCCCTCCCGGCCGGATCCCAAGCCGACCTCTACAGCCGCGCCGCACGTCCCCGCTCCGGTGACTGGTACCCGCAGGCCTCTGCCCGCCCCCAGGGCCCGAGACCACCTCTCGGCTTCCGCCTCTgcgggggcggcgcgggggcgggggggcggcgcTCGGCAAACCCCCAGGCGCTCCCTGGCCGGGCCGCGCGAGGGGGACCCTGCAACCAAAAGGGCTGGAGGCGCCCGCGGTCCGCCAGAGGCCTCCGAAACCGATTCAGAAAGCAAAGGCGTTCAAACTGCAG